The DNA window attagaaaccCTACCATTGGTGACGGCGCCGATTAGCTAACAAATTGGCAGCAAAtgctttgccttttttttctcttcctccctccttttgtttgtttgttggtATTTGGCAGCAAAAACCGGGTGTTTTGACGGTAACCACGCCATGATCTCCGGTGCCTAACCCTAATGCATCCATGGGGTGTGTGTGAGTGTGAGATCTACTGGGATTGTGTGGCCACATGGGAGAGATCCCCCgtttggagagagaaaaagttTCTTGTTTTGCGACCGACACTGGACATGAGATCGTTATCTTGACATCAGTAAcggtttttttatgtatgtttttttggtaCAATTTTTACATGTCTAATTTTGAAACTGTACGAGTATATAGGTTTGTATAATTTGATGTTGAGAGTATGATGATACGATGCTATTTGTTAGACGTCTTCTCAATTgctatatactctctccgttttattATTCTGAGATATTTTAAttgtgtttagatttatacgtatactgtttatatataactatatttattatttatatataaacctaagtaattttaaaaaatcttacgtCGTGAAACGAAGATAGAAATAGTGTGAGACTATACACTCTTTATCATCGGGCTTGACGACGCCACTACCTCTTCATCACTGTCTATCAACCATCTTTCGATTAGTACATGCTGtcattttctctatttttcccTCTTGTCCATGTGACTCTGCCTTACAAAAAACCCTGCGTGACATCGTCTCCGAAATGCTGACATCACTGTTCATGTAGACGATGGCCGATCTGATCCGGCATGAAACCGTCGGTCGCCCAAGTCAACCAACTGCAAACGCCATTCGGCCAATGCGATGTGCAATTTATGGAAACACCACGGGTTGATGTGGAATATTCTCCTCTACAGCAACTTCTTTGTCGGTAATTTACTCTCTGGCTATAGTTATCTATCTTATCTGGCATtcagtaattaattatgtctTGACAGATGTACTCCCATGCCACCAATTTGCAGTAAAAACCAGCAACTTGGAGGTAGATGATCAGTTGACAttcactgattttttttgcctcTTGCAGATTTGCGCAGATTGACTGACCATGTTTCCATTGGCACATCACCTtcagagtgagagagagaaatcaGCAAGAAACAGCGAGTGTTTTTCAGTGGGCACTGGGACTGATTTTCAGTGGGCTCTTCTGAATTGCTACTAATAACTTTACTCTTTTGTGttacatcaaaatttttaagttccAAGTTGTGAGTTTGTAACCATAAATTTTGTTATCTGTTCATGACAGAAACTGCAGCGAAACTATTGGCGATCGAGGACGATTAACATACCAGTTAACAGGTTGCTTGATCTGAACTGACGAATTGGCTACATTCCTACATATGCAGTAATGCAGACATGAACTACCGATCTGCAGAATACTCCTCTGTGAGTCTGTATACCTGAGCTGTATTCGAATCTTCTCTGTTAATTATAGGATAAGTAGCCCTCTTGCGTATTCtcgaaaagaaaattctatCTTGGGTACTCTAATCACGTTCTGGTATAATGTAAATGAAGTATGAGAAGCCATCGGTTGACTCCAAATTCAGTATTACAGCAGCAGAACAGACGATCTTGCTCATTTTTTAACTGAACATTAGCTGCAGAGTCGAGAAACTAACGGGAATTAAATGCTACGATGACGTCAAAAGAATTGCAGTTCGTCATGCATATACTCAAGATTCTATTGAGTTGAGTTGCATGCACCGACCAGTTCAACCCGAAAGCTTAAACCAACGAGAAATGACGAACGATCTCTATCCTCAGATTCCCCAATGGAAGCTGGCAGCATTGTTCTTCGATCGATGCAGTGATCGACACGGCGTTTCTCTGTCGAAAAAGCGATCTAGAAGACAATCAGATGAACAGACCTGTGAAAGGTGACACTGGCTTACATGGCGATTTGCTGTAcaagtgtgtgtatatatatatatctatctatctgcATCTCGATCGGTTTCACCGGTCACGAGGCTGTACTGGTGATAATTCTTCGCTTTGGATCACTGTCAGAGTCTTTGGCAAGATTTGCAAGGGCACCAAAGTGTGTTCTGACAGCCAGGGAGGTGAGTAGGGTGATGATGATTGTGGGGATGTTTACACAGGTAGCATAGCAAGCACACAGCCCCACTTTGTGTACTGACTGCAAATCCCAGGACCAGGAAACAGTTGCCTGCTAATTGCCGGAATTAATTCtctcaattaatcatgcagGCAGCAGAGCAGAAAGCTGACCATATTGTTCTTGATGGTCAAAACAGCATCAGCATGTAAGCTGTAAAAAATactcttgtgttttttttttcccttgaaaGGCTCATCCTGCTTCCTTCAGAGTAGAAATGTGACATATATCAGCTGCTGCTAATCTTCAGACTTTCAGAGGAAATTATGGATACATGATTGATAATGCTGGAATGCAGATCAAAGTTGCAGCGGAAGATGAGGCAGGAAAAAGTTCAGTAAAGATCAAAGAGCTTTATTCTTGCACACATGAAAGAACAAGAAACTCAGACCACCAACCTAGTACAGCTACCACTGAATAATCACTGCTAAAACCCACATGCCATGTTTAACCTCTAACTAGCAGTAAATGCAATGATCTGCAGCCTGCAAAGAAGTTCAGACAAGCAGTAAACTTTGCAGATGACTACACACTTTCAGTTTCACCTGGGCACCTGAGCTACACAGCACTGTACAGGTGGTCCTGAACTGTATGTATGTACCATTTGCTCTGCATCTTCTGATACATGTATCTTGGAGACGATCGATGATGACCAGTTGGACCAAACAGTGCGAGCTTACAATTAATACATGTAATCATCTTCTCTAGGTTAATTGGAGAGGGCTCATCAGCAGCATGcatcaggaggaggaggaggaatcaTGGCACATGGAAGCACAGGCCCCAGAATGCCAGATGCCATGCGCAAAGCGAGGAGATGTGTAGGAGCACCATGCGCTTTTGGGGGCCCTTTTTTTCTTGCTCTTTTAGCGGATACAACCTTGATAAACTTGATTTTTGCAAAGGTATCGCGCACAGAGCGATGGGTGCTTATTGCATATTCGTGCGAGTGTTTATTGGCATCACTCGTTCAGTGACACCCTCGCGTAAACTATTGTGTTGGGGGATGCTTGGTTAGAGGGATGAGGTAAAAATGCACATGAGTACATGACCTAACAGCATCGTGACGGGGAGTGTTGCGACGGAAGAGCAGGAGGTGTATTTGATGTGTcgtaaatatttgatgtttatGGTAAGAACTTTTTTTCCATACTTGAGCAGGTATCaagaggtatcactgtttttaaaaaaaacaatttggtacctcttgataccttaggtgctagaaggtaccaaattttacatagaaaacagtggtgcTTTCTCAAGAATGAGAAATATGCTCTTATGGTAATATTTgatgaaaatttgaaattccAACCATCATTTTATTATTCGGTGGTTGgaatttttaagattttgttaaaatattttcctaaatGTTTGTGATCCTGAGCAGTAAATTTAGTCTTTGGGATACATATAAGAGattcataagcataaacatgcATGATGAATGGTTTTGGTAAAGGATTTTTGCTAGTGTTCAATTCAACAAACTAAGGATGGGCCTTCAGTGTAGTCTCTTCGGCCCTTGGCTCGATTCAAAGGAACAGTTTTAGCGAGTGAGTGTTATCATATGCATGGCCCACACAACAGAACGTTGGGCCGGTTGACCTCCATACAGAAAAGGAATATGTTGCAGTTTTGTGGATTATTGGCATTCCAATCACACTTACATTTGACAGTAAATACTCAACTTCtaggttttaaaataaacatagtgcatgtccaaaaattcatctttttttttgacagataATCTTTCTGTATCACATCATGAGTCAGGTTTAGATTTattcaaaatcaaatctttttaaatttgatcaagtttatagaaataaCATATCTTTTccttaaacataaaaatagatatactagaaaatatgttCAACGTGGATTCAGTTAAACTAATTTAGTATCATGGGTTTCAATTAAAAATGCAACAAATCTATTTTCCAAAAACCACAATCCGTCGTTGACGTACAAACTCGGaagaaaatgttaaattttcCAACATTTAAAAAATGGCCGAGGTTATTTTCCCAACTCTGTGAGGCCACGTGTGATGTATGCTTGATACTTTATACATATCTCGTCGTTTCGTCAAACATATGGCGTGCAAAATTCAACCAAAAACACACATTTTTCGATATCTCGTCATTTCGTCAAGCACATGTCATGCACTGTTCAAAccaaaaaacacacaaaaacaaTTCCTCTCTCCAACGACGACACGAACCCCACGCGTCACGCGCGAAAGCAgagataattaactttttgtcactatTAAAAATGTTGCTAACATATTGTCATtagacccatatgtcatagacacatgaagACCCACATATCAATGTGTAGAGGTGTCATTTTtaagagtgaaaaaaaaaaaaaaaggttaaatgTTCGGCGAAAGCAACGTGCAGCTCCCGCCATTATTGCCACCTAGCACAAGCTTTTTGGATTCTCAGAGCGCCTTGAGCATCTCCTCGGCGCTGCTGGTGGTGAaggcgccgccctcctccagGTTGAGCACCTtgacgacgccgtcgtcggcgaggagcgcgTACCGGCGGGAGCGCACGCCGAGGCCCATGGGCTTGTCGGAGAGGTCCATCTCCACGCCGAGCGCGCGGGTGAGCTCCAGGTTGCCGTCGGAGAGCAGCAGCACGGCGTCGCCGAGGCCCAGGCTCTCCTTCCAGGCGCGCATCACGAAGGCGTCGTTCACCGACACGCAGGCGATGGTGTCCACCCCCTTCGCCCGCAGCTCGCCGGCCTTCTCCACGAACCCCGGGAGGTGCTTCTGCGAGCACGTCGGGGTGAACGCCCCCGGCACCGCGAACAGCACCGCCTTCTTCCCGGACGTCAGCTCCCCCACCGTCACCGTCTTCAGCTCCCCGTCCGCCGGGTCGAGGTAGGACAGCGTCGCCTCAGGGAGCTTGTCCCCGACGGCGATGGTCGCCACGACGGTGGACGCCGAGGCGGCCGCCCTCCGCGCCGTTCCGGCacctgcggcggcgcggaggccggcaggggtggcgaggcggcgggaggagaaggagagggagaaggaggaggtgaCGAACCGCTTTCCGGCCgccgaggcggtggcggagagggtggagagcgcggcggcggcagctgtGGCGGCCatggagggcggcggcgcgagggcgatgTGTTCGAGGAAATGCGCGAGGGCGATGTGTTCGAGGAAATGCGCGAGTGCGCCGCGCTCCGGCGCCGCGGGAGATAGGAAATAGCGGGATTTGGTTGGCCGCCGCGGAACGAGTGGACGGCGTGGTGTCGCGCTGGATTAGGCGAGCGGTTTCCGGCCCATGGGCCGAGTACATTGTTGTTGGGCCGAATGGATTGTTCGGCCTGGTTTGGGTTGGGCCTACTGAAATCCAGCCCAAAACCACGTGACGGTAAATTTGCATTGGAGATAAAGAGCATCAcagcagctcatctaaatttggtcatttatatctttatcatataaaatgatttttcttcATATATCTTTATACTCCAGcaaattatctatatatgacatccttcatatctctttggaggatagaGAATTTCTAAATGTAGaatttctctcctaatatggatgatattcaaaaataaatgatagggtagatgttctgctggagcttaaTTCTTAgccttcatcctctatttccaGGATGGAGAATGGGATAGATAAACtgctggagatgctcttagtatCAGTATGCTCtcctttatatattataagacgtGCTGACTTTGTTTAAATTCGTTTATGTcgtaatgaatttagatacgtatgcattgatacatggatggatatagataaatctaaaatatcTTTGTAATATGGATTAGTATTTGTAGCTCGCATAAACCAACGTTAAACGGCTGACCGCGGTCTTGTCAACGGGATACGCATCGATAAATTTCTGCAGAGTTTGGGAAAATTCGATCAAAATCGAGCTGCTGTTGAAAATTCGCCATTGGGCCCGTTAGTGAGTACAAATTGATTTTGTTAATCCTGGCCGACGACCTGATCGAAGATGGAGAGGAACAGACGACGCAGTAGTAAGCTCCATTGCTTGCTTGACCAGGTAATTTGCTGCAACAACAGCGTGGCACCAGCAGGAAATCGTGAAAaaccatataaaatttatcaaaacatTGAATTACTTCATATTTAATTTCAGTTTAGCGTGGTTAGCCTTATCGTACCACGGCCTTAACGTTGATAACCGCGTGGTAATCAGTCGATTTGAAAACCCTGGCTAAATACCATGTAGGCATCCAACCCGAAACTCCGATGAAGGGAAGTACTGGATGCTTATGGAAAGTGAACTATGAATTAACCATTACAGGttaaaaactattatataaacaatgaattaACCATTACAGGttaaaaactattatataaagttGAGATGGTAAGCTTTTAGAAAacaatgtattatttaatagtttaaaaaatatatgtacaaagcatataaaaaaacagagaaaaaacatGGTAAGGGAACACAACCTGAGTTTAATTGTTAGTTACTTAGCTAAGGGTGAGCTCGGCTATAATTAATTGAGAAAAATCTCTTGTTTTCACATGCAcgtttttcataaaaaaatattcaaaaataatatcaattcatctttcaaatttaaaataattaatacttaattaatcatacgcTAATGGCTGACCTCGGTAGTgttatcttcttcttctttccctCTCAAACTAAGTTTAAGTTTATCATAACTAACATGAGCTTGTATCATCTGCCTCTAAACATTATTGGTCATAGGTGAATATGAACCGTTTATTACATACTTCTAGATTTTTGTTATAGTATTAAGCTAAGCATGAAACAATGATTTAAATAGCTACAGTAATTTTCCATTTATACTCGCTACAGTGCTCTAGCATCATCGATTATTAACtctattctatattataagactttctggtatAACCTAAATTCATCCGCGTATCgatgtatataatatacatcattatatgttatatacaCACGTCTCGGTTTATTAACACCATATATGAATTAAACAAGACCAGAAATCCCAGCCCAACCAGGTGAAATATAACACTTGTTGGGTACGAGAGTCGTGTACTCGCAGTTACGTCCCAGCCCGTGaaggaacaaaacaaaacaatcgcTGAGAAATTCGGCGAGTGGATGTGGAATCGACTGGCTCCCATCATCCATCGCTGGCTCACCGCGT is part of the Oryza brachyantha chromosome 2, ObraRS2, whole genome shotgun sequence genome and encodes:
- the LOC102714433 gene encoding peroxiredoxin-2E-2, chloroplastic, with the translated sequence MAATAAAAALSTLSATASAAGKRFVTSSFSLSFSSRRLATPAGLRAAAGAGTARRAAASASTVVATIAVGDKLPEATLSYLDPADGELKTVTVGELTSGKKAVLFAVPGAFTPTCSQKHLPGFVEKAGELRAKGVDTIACVSVNDAFVMRAWKESLGLGDAVLLLSDGNLELTRALGVEMDLSDKPMGLGVRSRRYALLADDGVVKVLNLEEGGAFTTSSAEEMLKAL